The Methanoregula sp. UBA64 region TGGGTCATCGTGCCTTCGTCACAGGCGGGATTGCCGGAGAAGAGCAGCCCGGCTGCGGCAAGGTTGAGGATCCGGTCGCCGAGGAACTCGTACCGCTGCCAGGCTTCCTTTGAGACCTGCCAGGCTGGATCATCCGAACCGGCCTTTTCGTTGTAATACCGGACGAACGCCGCGATCTTCTGCGCAACCGTGCAGCCGGGTCCGGACAGGACCGCGGCAAGTTCCTCTCGGGATCGATTGTCCATATAAAAAAGTTCAGGCTGACGGGGCGGGGGGCTGTTTTCGCTCCACCCCTACCCGGCCGTTCTCGGCAGTAAGGACAAAACCGAGGTCTTCCAGGTACTTCCGGCTCTTGCCGGTCCCGTGCGTCAGGAGCTCCACAAAGTCCTCTTTCTCGTCGATATCGGTGTGGAGCACAAACGAGTCTATCACTTCGCAGGAGAGGCCGGCCTCTTCTGCGATCTTTTTGTGCTTGAGGTAACTCATCCCGTAGTAATCGACATGGAACTTTGCCGGCTCTTTTAGGAAGATCACGTTCGTGCCCCCGCCCCGGCCGGGGACGATTGCCATATCGCTCTTTGTCGTAATCACCCGTTTTATCGCTGGGCCGGTGGCAAGCGGGAGATCGGCCATGATGATCAGGATCGAGCCCACGGACTGGGGGAGCACCTCGTTTAAGGTACCGCTTAAGTCCTTGTCGGGAATCGTGATCTGGATATCCTCGGAATCAAAAAGTTCGGTGGCAACGATCACGGG contains the following coding sequences:
- the cofC gene encoding 2-phospho-L-lactate guanylyltransferase produces the protein MCPHALIPFKPAGPKSRLSGVLSTEEREAFARAMLEDVIAAVKDVNCSPVIVATELFDSEDIQITIPDKDLSGTLNEVLPQSVGSILIIMADLPLATGPAIKRVITTKSDMAIVPGRGGGTNVIFLKEPAKFHVDYYGMSYLKHKKIAEEAGLSCEVIDSFVLHTDIDEKEDFVELLTHGTGKSRKYLEDLGFVLTAENGRVGVERKQPPAPSA